Proteins found in one Armatimonadota bacterium genomic segment:
- a CDS encoding DNA helicase has product MYGAMDEWQKLNDAQREAVTYGEGPLLIFAGAGSGKTRVLTMRIAHLISARGVSPRRILAVTFTNKAANEMRERIEQLVGSTQVKQMWVGTFHAICARILRESGRPLGIDPEFVVFDEDDQLSVVKEVLRLLDIDEKRFAPRSILNFISRAKEKLIPPHLYTPVDYFTQIVGRVYPRYQERLEACHALDFDDLLMKTVQLFDQHPDVLERYQKRFLHVLVDEFQDVNQAQYRIVKHLSAIHRNLCVVGDDDQSIYSWRGADVSIILSFERDFPDAHVVKLEQNYRSTQPILDAAFHVVEKNVRRAPKRLWSEKRDGLPITVTEVQHEREEAMVVAQHIALSVQQLGRRYGDFVVLYRTNAQSRTFEEVFLNYRIPYQIVGGVRFYQRKEVKDVLAYLRVVQSPSDDVSLLRIINVPTRGIGLQTIDVIRQLATEQGVSLWEAIQHPSLSNCLTQRAYHAVAQFRELIEQLRALRETSSVTQLLNAVLQRTDYLQRLGDTRDPEVQSRVENVRELLTATQQFDASPDAERGLAGFLESVALVADVDSLEEGSDRVTLMTVHAAKGLEFPVVFLVGMEEGLFPHIRAINEDPNVEEERRLCYVAITRAKERVHITHARLRSVFGTTSGMFASRFLHDIPEGLKLYWSPAELAHPLPAAPPARQPAPKTQDAYRVGQRVRHHKFGEGVIMKCEPQTDDHLLTVVFPNAGIKQLLASIAKLEKLS; this is encoded by the coding sequence ATGTATGGTGCAATGGATGAATGGCAAAAGTTGAACGATGCTCAGCGAGAAGCGGTAACGTACGGCGAGGGACCGCTTCTCATTTTTGCTGGCGCAGGCAGTGGCAAAACGCGCGTGCTCACCATGCGCATTGCCCACCTCATCTCCGCACGAGGCGTGTCGCCGCGACGTATCCTCGCGGTCACCTTTACCAATAAAGCCGCCAACGAGATGCGCGAACGCATCGAGCAGCTGGTCGGCTCGACGCAGGTGAAGCAGATGTGGGTGGGCACGTTTCACGCCATCTGCGCCCGTATCCTGCGTGAAAGCGGACGCCCGCTTGGCATAGACCCCGAGTTTGTGGTGTTTGACGAAGACGATCAGCTCAGCGTGGTCAAAGAGGTGCTGAGGCTGCTGGATATCGACGAGAAGCGCTTTGCCCCGCGTTCGATCCTCAATTTCATCAGCCGTGCGAAGGAAAAGCTGATACCACCGCACCTGTACACGCCGGTAGACTACTTCACCCAGATCGTGGGCAGGGTATACCCACGCTATCAAGAGCGGCTGGAAGCGTGCCACGCGCTGGACTTCGACGACCTGCTGATGAAAACGGTGCAGCTGTTCGACCAACACCCCGATGTGCTGGAACGCTACCAGAAGCGTTTCCTGCATGTGCTGGTGGATGAGTTTCAGGATGTGAATCAGGCGCAGTATCGCATCGTGAAGCATCTCAGCGCGATACACCGCAACCTGTGCGTGGTGGGCGACGACGACCAGTCCATCTACTCCTGGCGCGGGGCGGATGTGAGCATCATCCTTTCGTTCGAGCGTGACTTCCCGGATGCGCACGTGGTGAAGCTGGAGCAGAACTATCGTTCCACCCAGCCTATTCTGGACGCGGCTTTCCACGTGGTGGAGAAGAATGTGCGCCGTGCCCCCAAACGACTGTGGTCTGAAAAGCGCGACGGCTTGCCTATCACTGTGACCGAAGTGCAGCACGAGCGCGAGGAGGCGATGGTGGTTGCGCAGCATATCGCGCTCAGCGTGCAGCAACTGGGGCGCAGGTACGGCGATTTCGTGGTGCTCTATCGTACCAACGCGCAGTCGCGCACCTTTGAAGAGGTCTTCCTGAACTACCGCATCCCGTACCAGATTGTGGGCGGCGTGCGCTTCTACCAGCGCAAAGAGGTCAAAGATGTGCTGGCTTACCTGCGCGTGGTCCAGTCGCCCAGCGACGACGTGAGTCTGCTGCGTATCATCAATGTGCCCACGCGCGGCATCGGGTTGCAGACGATAGATGTCATCCGCCAGCTGGCTACAGAACAGGGTGTCAGCCTGTGGGAGGCGATACAACATCCCAGCTTGTCCAACTGCCTGACCCAGCGTGCTTACCATGCGGTCGCCCAGTTTCGTGAACTGATCGAGCAGCTACGCGCCCTGCGCGAGACGAGCTCCGTCACCCAGCTGCTGAACGCGGTGCTCCAGCGCACCGATTACCTGCAACGGTTGGGCGATACGCGCGACCCTGAGGTACAATCTCGGGTGGAGAACGTTCGCGAACTGCTCACCGCCACCCAGCAGTTTGATGCCAGCCCCGACGCGGAACGTGGTCTGGCGGGATTTCTGGAAAGTGTGGCGCTGGTAGCGGATGTGGACTCGTTGGAAGAGGGCAGCGACCGCGTGACGCTGATGACGGTGCACGCGGCGAAGGGGTTGGAGTTCCCTGTCGTCTTCCTGGTGGGCATGGAGGAGGGTCTGTTCCCGCATATCCGCGCCATCAACGAAGACCCCAACGTGGAGGAGGAGAGGCGGCTGTGCTACGTCGCCATCACTCGTGCCAAGGAACGGGTGCATATCACCCATGCGCGCCTGCGCAGCGTCTTCGGCACAACCAGCGGCATGTTCGCCTCGCGCTTTCTGCACGACATCCCTGAGGGGTTGAAACTGTACTGGAGCCCTGCCGAGCTGGCGCATCCGTTGCCCGCGGCTCCGCCTGCACGCCAGCCCGCTCCCAAAACGCAGGACGCCTACCGTGTAGGGCAAAGGGTGCGCCACCATAAGTTCGGCGAGGGTGTTATCATGAAGTGTGAGCCTCAGACCGACGACCATCTGCTGACGGTGGTGTTCCCGAACGCGGGTATCAAGCAACTGCTGGCATCCATCGCTAAATTGGAGAAGCTCTCGTAG
- a CDS encoding hydroxypyruvate isomerase: MAFKQSFSWWCFAGRPDIGGDAVKLLKGAKAIGYDGVDLVPGDILDLVQEHGLEIASYVGHASLTDGLNRRENHQRITDELHRNIELAKKYGIPNLVCFSGNRGGLDDERGAEITAEGLKLVAKAAEEAGVLLVVELLNSKVDHKDYQCDRTAWGVKVCQMVGSPAVKLLYDIYHMQIMEGDIIRTIRENIQWIGHFHTAGNPGRNDMDETQELYYPAIARAIRDTGYDRWVGHEFIPKGNDTFAALRRAYEQFKV; the protein is encoded by the coding sequence ATGGCGTTCAAACAGTCTTTCTCGTGGTGGTGCTTTGCCGGACGCCCGGATATCGGAGGAGATGCTGTCAAACTGCTCAAGGGGGCGAAAGCCATCGGATACGATGGGGTGGACCTGGTGCCCGGAGACATCCTGGACCTGGTCCAGGAGCACGGTCTGGAGATAGCCAGCTACGTAGGGCACGCTTCACTCACCGATGGGTTGAACCGACGGGAGAACCACCAGCGCATTACCGACGAACTGCATCGCAATATCGAACTGGCGAAAAAGTACGGCATTCCCAATCTTGTCTGCTTTTCAGGAAACCGCGGCGGGTTAGACGACGAGCGTGGCGCGGAAATCACCGCCGAGGGATTGAAACTGGTAGCCAAAGCGGCGGAGGAAGCGGGGGTGCTGCTGGTGGTGGAGCTGCTCAACTCCAAAGTGGACCACAAGGACTATCAGTGCGACCGCACCGCCTGGGGCGTGAAGGTATGCCAGATGGTAGGCTCGCCAGCGGTGAAGCTGCTATACGATATCTACCACATGCAGATTATGGAAGGCGACATCATCCGCACCATTCGCGAGAACATCCAGTGGATTGGACACTTCCACACCGCAGGCAACCCGGGTCGCAACGACATGGACGAGACGCAGGAGCTGTACTACCCCGCCATTGCCCGTGCGATTCGGGATACGGGATACGACCGCTGGGTGGGGCACGAGTTCATCCCCAAAGGCAATGATACCTTCGCTGCCCTGCGTCGCGCATACGAGCAGTTTAAGGTGTAA
- the ftsY gene encoding signal recognition particle receptor FtsY: MPLGIFKGLLQKVDTLLTGRGRVDEELFEELEEVLLTADINVHTTMQVLEDLRRAVREQRLKEPSEVKAVLKESLLASLRAGGDAQLKVSPEPPTVYLFVGVNGVGKTTSIAKLAYRLRQQGKSVILAAGDTFRAAAIDQLEIWAQRVGATLIKHREGADPSAVIYDAIAAARNRGVDYVLADTAGRLHTRSNLMEELKKVCRVTERALGRPPDEVLLVLDATTGQNAIRQAEEFVQAVNVTGIVLAKLDGTARGGAVITIHDELKVPIKLVGVGEKPEDLEDFDAEEYVAALLEKE, from the coding sequence ATGCCTTTGGGAATATTCAAGGGACTTTTGCAGAAGGTAGACACGCTGCTCACAGGACGTGGGCGCGTGGACGAGGAGCTGTTCGAGGAGCTGGAAGAAGTGTTGCTCACCGCCGACATCAACGTACATACCACGATGCAGGTGCTGGAAGACCTGCGTCGGGCGGTGCGCGAGCAGAGGCTGAAGGAACCCTCTGAGGTAAAGGCAGTACTGAAAGAAAGCCTGCTCGCTTCGCTGCGGGCGGGGGGAGATGCACAGCTCAAGGTCTCTCCGGAGCCGCCGACGGTGTACCTGTTCGTGGGTGTCAACGGTGTGGGCAAGACCACCTCCATCGCCAAGCTGGCGTACCGACTGCGCCAGCAGGGTAAAAGTGTCATTCTGGCTGCGGGTGACACCTTCCGCGCCGCCGCCATTGACCAGCTGGAGATATGGGCACAGCGCGTGGGGGCAACCCTCATCAAGCATCGTGAGGGAGCAGACCCTTCGGCGGTCATCTATGATGCTATCGCCGCCGCACGCAATCGGGGCGTGGATTACGTGCTGGCAGATACCGCCGGCAGATTGCATACACGCTCCAACCTGATGGAAGAGCTCAAAAAAGTATGCCGCGTCACTGAACGGGCATTGGGGCGTCCACCCGACGAGGTGTTGCTGGTGCTGGACGCGACCACCGGACAGAACGCCATCCGCCAGGCGGAAGAGTTCGTGCAGGCAGTGAATGTCACGGGTATCGTGCTGGCAAAGCTGGACGGCACCGCGCGAGGAGGAGCGGTCATCACTATTCACGACGAGCTCAAAGTGCCCATCAAGCTGGTAGGGGTAGGAGAAAAGCCGGAAGACCTCGAAGATTTTGACGCAGAGGAGTATGTTGCCGCGCTTTTGGAAAAGGAGTGA
- the araQ gene encoding L-arabinose transport system permease protein AraQ — MKTFHRIVRFVVNLFLLAFAALTLTPMVWLLAATLKSPDDLFSYTFFAPRISTFNFRDLFSTVPFHRYMINSIFVASTMVIVQLFFSSLAGFALAKYDFKGKKPIMILMLSTMMLPSQVLMAPLYELIYRMGLVDSYAGLVVPGAVSVFGIFLFRQSILQVPDELLHAARIDGCSEFRIYWDIVMPVSRPMIGAFCLISFMGTWNSFLWPQIILHKAERFTLPIALNQLVGLYQQQYGTLMAGTFLSVLPVIILFLLLQKEFIAGLTAGAVKG, encoded by the coding sequence ATGAAGACCTTTCACCGAATCGTCCGCTTTGTGGTCAACCTGTTTCTGCTGGCATTTGCCGCGCTCACGCTCACGCCGATGGTGTGGCTACTGGCAGCGACGCTGAAATCGCCCGACGACCTGTTCAGCTACACCTTCTTCGCGCCGCGAATCAGCACCTTCAACTTCCGCGACCTGTTCAGCACCGTGCCCTTCCATCGTTACATGATCAACAGCATCTTCGTCGCCAGTACGATGGTCATCGTACAGCTCTTCTTCTCTTCGCTGGCGGGGTTCGCCCTGGCGAAGTACGATTTTAAGGGCAAAAAGCCCATTATGATCCTGATGCTTTCCACCATGATGCTCCCCAGCCAGGTGCTGATGGCGCCGCTGTACGAGCTCATCTACCGCATGGGGCTGGTGGATAGCTACGCGGGACTGGTAGTACCTGGCGCGGTCAGCGTGTTCGGCATCTTCCTGTTCCGGCAGTCCATCCTCCAGGTTCCCGACGAGTTGTTACACGCGGCGCGTATCGACGGCTGTTCGGAGTTCCGCATCTACTGGGACATCGTGATGCCCGTCTCCCGCCCGATGATTGGCGCGTTCTGCCTGATTTCCTTCATGGGCACGTGGAACAGTTTCCTCTGGCCCCAGATTATCCTGCACAAGGCGGAGCGGTTCACGTTGCCTATCGCGCTCAACCAGCTGGTGGGATTATACCAGCAGCAGTATGGTACGCTCATGGCGGGCACGTTCCTGAGCGTACTGCCGGTGATTATCCTGTTCCTGTTGCTGCAGAAGGAGTTCATCGCGGGGTTGACCGCAGGTGCAGTGAAAGGGTAA
- a CDS encoding metal-dependent phosphohydrolase: MRDIPPKWSGFLIRYYHESIVLIAAGAVAVALWRTPPAQWLPVGAIAILLFSVATEMLPVSLLRGGAQVTMGFPIVCTVIALYGTVPAMAVDSLPTLLAGVLLHRTHPLQHRLRWGLFNAAQSALSAGLAALAYHRLYAGSTDFLTGRSLLALTAAAVVYLLVNALLVSVSSALYNQEPFSNIWQYLLRIVVPTYVLLMPLSILLILLLQAYHVAGFLLVAVPFLAARECFRQRIQQIRNYRETIRALGLLVQHTHPYTSGHLQRASQMAMSVATRLGVPARHIDLLPEAVALHDLGKVGVDEAVLNKLTPLTDADWQMIRAHPLKGSEVVSGIKHRGPVPLWIALHHERPDGKGYPFGLKLGEIPIEAHIIAVVDAFDAMVGDNEKGEQRPYRKPMSVEEAIEELQKGAGTQFHPEVVKAFVEAMAAGEFGVEHARHAVSVVARQAVA; this comes from the coding sequence ATGCGGGACATCCCGCCAAAGTGGAGCGGTTTTCTCATACGCTATTATCATGAGAGTATCGTCCTGATAGCGGCAGGGGCAGTAGCGGTGGCACTATGGCGTACCCCTCCTGCGCAGTGGCTGCCCGTAGGAGCAATCGCCATTTTGCTGTTCTCGGTCGCTACCGAAATGCTGCCGGTTTCGCTGCTGCGGGGCGGTGCGCAGGTCACTATGGGCTTTCCCATCGTCTGCACTGTGATCGCACTGTACGGCACTGTCCCTGCGATGGCAGTGGATAGCCTGCCCACCCTGCTGGCGGGTGTACTGCTCCATCGTACACATCCCCTCCAACACCGCCTGCGATGGGGTCTGTTTAATGCTGCCCAGTCTGCTCTGAGCGCAGGCTTGGCGGCGCTGGCTTACCACAGGCTCTATGCTGGTTCTACAGATTTTCTCACGGGTCGCTCTTTGCTGGCGCTGACGGCAGCTGCTGTCGTTTATCTGCTGGTCAATGCCTTGCTGGTATCGGTATCGAGTGCACTCTACAATCAGGAGCCGTTCTCGAATATCTGGCAGTATCTGCTTCGCATTGTGGTGCCCACATACGTGCTATTGATGCCTCTTTCCATTTTGCTAATCCTGTTGCTCCAAGCGTATCATGTGGCTGGCTTTCTGCTGGTTGCGGTACCCTTCCTGGCCGCTCGTGAGTGCTTCCGCCAGCGCATCCAGCAGATACGCAACTATCGCGAGACCATCCGTGCGCTGGGTCTTCTGGTGCAACACACCCACCCGTATACGTCGGGGCATCTGCAACGCGCCAGCCAGATGGCGATGAGTGTAGCTACTCGACTCGGTGTGCCGGCACGCCATATCGACCTGCTCCCCGAAGCAGTTGCTCTGCATGACCTCGGCAAAGTTGGTGTTGACGAGGCGGTGCTGAACAAACTGACCCCGCTGACGGACGCCGACTGGCAGATGATTCGTGCACATCCCCTCAAAGGCTCGGAGGTCGTGAGCGGAATCAAGCACCGCGGGCCGGTCCCACTGTGGATTGCGTTGCATCATGAGCGTCCTGACGGGAAAGGCTATCCGTTCGGATTGAAGCTGGGAGAAATCCCCATCGAAGCGCACATCATTGCTGTCGTAGACGCTTTCGACGCGATGGTGGGGGATAACGAAAAAGGCGAACAGCGCCCCTACCGAAAGCCCATGAGCGTTGAAGAAGCGATTGAGGAGTTGCAGAAGGGCGCAGGCACGCAGTTCCATCCCGAGGTGGTGAAAGCTTTTGTTGAGGCAATGGCAGCAGGCGAGTTCGGCGTCGAACATGCCCGACACGCCGTATCGGTAGTGGCAAGACAGGCGGTAGCATGA
- a CDS encoding sugar ABC transporter ATP-binding protein, producing the protein MATRPTDISLTPTRAARTSRWFVLQYRMAPYLFVSPFLILFFTFGAYPIVKSLILAFYATNGPKSAVFVGLQNFIFLFSDRDFHKAVWNTAVFAFWSVFLQLPLSLGLALLLNSRWVRGRELLRLAFFSPNLLGQVFVGVLFSVLFIPQYGLVNRFLHFIAGVPLDTKWLANPNLVMPALVLTSLWMYVGFNMIYFLAALQAVDKDLYEAATVDGANAWHQFWAVTLPGIKPVAVFVLVMSTIGSFQLFELPWIMLNNSAGPDQAGLTIVMYLYQTGFVTGDLGYASTVGWTLALGVLLISLFQMRVTGAWKGGD; encoded by the coding sequence ATGGCCACCCGACCGACTGATATCTCCCTGACACCCACGCGAGCCGCGCGCACCTCGCGCTGGTTCGTGCTGCAGTACAGGATGGCGCCCTACCTGTTTGTCTCGCCTTTCCTGATACTGTTCTTTACCTTTGGCGCATATCCGATTGTTAAAAGCCTGATACTCGCCTTCTACGCCACGAACGGTCCCAAAAGCGCGGTGTTCGTGGGCTTGCAGAACTTCATCTTCCTCTTCTCCGACCGCGATTTCCACAAGGCAGTGTGGAATACCGCCGTGTTTGCCTTCTGGTCGGTGTTCCTGCAACTGCCGTTGAGCCTGGGGCTGGCACTGCTATTGAACAGCCGCTGGGTGCGCGGGCGGGAGCTGCTGAGACTGGCGTTCTTCTCGCCCAACCTGCTGGGACAGGTGTTCGTGGGCGTGCTGTTCAGCGTGCTGTTCATCCCGCAGTATGGACTGGTCAACCGTTTCCTGCACTTCATCGCGGGCGTGCCACTGGACACCAAGTGGCTGGCGAACCCCAATCTGGTGATGCCTGCTCTGGTGCTGACCTCGCTATGGATGTACGTGGGGTTCAACATGATTTACTTCCTCGCCGCGCTGCAGGCGGTGGATAAAGACCTCTACGAGGCGGCAACGGTAGATGGCGCGAACGCCTGGCATCAGTTCTGGGCGGTCACCCTGCCCGGCATCAAGCCGGTGGCGGTGTTCGTGCTGGTGATGAGCACCATCGGCTCGTTCCAGCTCTTCGAGCTGCCCTGGATTATGCTCAACAACTCCGCCGGTCCCGATCAGGCGGGGCTGACCATCGTGATGTATCTCTATCAGACGGGCTTCGTGACAGGCGACCTGGGCTATGCGTCCACCGTTGGCTGGACGCTGGCGCTGGGAGTATTGCTTATTAGCCTGTTCCAGATGCGAGTCACGGGCGCGTGGAAGGGGGGAGACTGA
- a CDS encoding sugar ABC transporter substrate-binding protein has protein sequence MRWFMLGLILAVVLVGCSRKESTSPTSTTQTGTSQRTFRFAIIPKQLDNPVFNYAKMGALGAAAKLGNVEIYWNAPETNDEAKQAQIFETYVRQKVDGIAVSCVNAEMMRRVIDKAVEQGIPVVTWDSDSPKSKRQAFFGMDDYEAGKTIGEELAKLIDGKGKVAILSGVQGAQNLTTRIQGVQDALKDYPDIRIVTTVYCNDDATRAESLINSVMQQHPDLAGWAMVGGWPLFTKTGLNGIKPGVTKVVAVDPLEGNPWTWIEKGYVQVCIGQKVFDWGAKSVEMLYNLAQGKGIPQADEKGFVNSGLDIVVLDRTKFKDPSRYISLDDYKKMFEQRKQEAQDIEAKQ, from the coding sequence ATGCGCTGGTTCATGCTCGGACTCATTCTGGCTGTTGTGCTGGTGGGGTGTTCCCGCAAGGAGAGCACTTCGCCAACTTCGACCACACAAACCGGCACATCCCAGCGAACTTTCCGATTCGCTATCATTCCCAAGCAGCTGGACAATCCGGTGTTCAATTATGCGAAGATGGGCGCTCTGGGCGCAGCGGCTAAACTGGGCAATGTGGAAATCTACTGGAACGCCCCGGAAACCAACGACGAAGCCAAGCAAGCGCAAATCTTCGAAACCTACGTGCGCCAGAAGGTGGATGGCATTGCCGTTTCCTGTGTCAACGCCGAGATGATGCGCCGGGTAATCGACAAGGCGGTGGAACAGGGCATCCCGGTGGTGACGTGGGACAGCGACTCGCCGAAGAGCAAGCGTCAGGCGTTCTTTGGAATGGACGACTACGAGGCGGGGAAGACCATCGGCGAGGAACTGGCAAAGCTCATCGATGGCAAGGGCAAGGTGGCTATCCTTTCCGGAGTGCAGGGCGCACAGAACCTGACCACGCGCATTCAAGGCGTGCAGGACGCTCTGAAAGATTACCCGGACATCCGCATTGTGACCACAGTCTACTGTAACGACGACGCTACCCGCGCCGAATCGCTTATTAACAGCGTGATGCAGCAACATCCCGACCTCGCCGGCTGGGCGATGGTGGGTGGCTGGCCCCTGTTTACCAAAACCGGTCTGAACGGCATCAAGCCGGGCGTGACCAAAGTGGTGGCGGTAGACCCGCTGGAGGGCAATCCCTGGACATGGATTGAGAAAGGCTATGTGCAGGTGTGCATCGGGCAGAAGGTGTTCGACTGGGGCGCCAAGAGCGTGGAGATGCTGTACAACCTGGCGCAAGGTAAAGGCATCCCGCAGGCGGATGAGAAAGGCTTCGTGAACTCGGGGCTGGACATCGTCGTGCTGGACAGAACAAAGTTCAAAGACCCCTCGCGCTATATCTCGCTGGACGATTACAAGAAGATGTTCGAACAACGCAAACAGGAGGCGCAGGACATCGAGGCGAAGCAGTAA